One Streptomyces sp. R28 DNA window includes the following coding sequences:
- the sucB gene encoding 2-oxoglutarate dehydrogenase, E2 component, dihydrolipoamide succinyltransferase, whose amino-acid sequence MAVSVTLPALGESVTEGTVTRWLKAEGERVEADEPLLEVSTDKVDTEIPSPAAGVLASIKVAEDETVEVGAELAVIDDGTGAPAAAPAPAAEPAPAAEPEPAPQAAAPSTEQAAPAPAPTAEAAAGAGSAEGTDVVLPALGESVTEGTVTRWLKSVGDSVEADEPLLEVSTDKVDTEIPAPTSGTLLEIVVGEDETAEVGAKLAVIGVAGAAPAPAAPAPAAPAAPAAPAAPAPAPAAPAAPAAPAAAAPAPVAPAAPAPAPAAPAPVTPAPAAPAAAQATDEGAYVTPLVRKLAAENGVDLATVKGTGVGGRIRKQDVIAAAEAAKAAAAAPAPAAAAPAAAAKKAPSLEASPLRGQTVKMPRIRKVIGDNMVKALHEQAQLSSVVEVDVTRLMKLRARAKDAFAAREGVKLSPMPFFVKAAAQALKAHAPINAKINEGEGTITYFDTENVGIAVDSEKGLMTPVIKHAGDLNIAGIAKATAELAGKVRANKITPDELSGATFTISNTGSRGALFDTIIVPPGQVAILGIGATVKRPAVIETEEGTVIGVRDMTYLTLSYDHRLVDGADAARYLTAVKAILEAGEFEVELGL is encoded by the coding sequence ATGGCGGTTTCCGTAACCCTTCCGGCGCTCGGCGAGAGCGTCACCGAGGGCACTGTCACCCGCTGGCTGAAGGCCGAGGGTGAGCGCGTCGAGGCCGACGAGCCGCTGCTCGAGGTCTCCACCGACAAGGTCGACACCGAGATCCCCTCCCCCGCCGCCGGCGTCCTGGCCTCCATCAAGGTCGCCGAGGACGAGACGGTCGAGGTCGGCGCCGAGCTGGCCGTCATCGACGACGGCACGGGCGCGCCCGCCGCCGCCCCGGCCCCCGCTGCCGAGCCCGCCCCGGCCGCCGAGCCGGAGCCGGCCCCGCAGGCCGCTGCCCCGTCCACGGAGCAGGCCGCCCCGGCTCCGGCGCCCACCGCCGAGGCCGCCGCAGGTGCCGGCTCCGCCGAGGGCACGGACGTGGTCCTGCCCGCGCTCGGCGAGTCCGTCACCGAGGGCACCGTCACCCGCTGGCTGAAGTCGGTCGGCGACAGCGTCGAGGCCGACGAGCCGCTGCTCGAGGTCTCCACCGACAAGGTCGACACCGAGATCCCCGCCCCCACCTCCGGCACGCTGCTGGAGATCGTGGTCGGCGAGGACGAGACGGCCGAGGTCGGCGCCAAGCTGGCCGTCATCGGCGTCGCGGGGGCCGCCCCGGCCCCGGCTGCCCCGGCTCCCGCCGCCCCGGCCGCGCCCGCAGCTCCGGCCGCTCCGGCGCCCGCCCCTGCCGCTCCGGCCGCTCCGGCCGCGCCCGCCGCTGCCGCCCCGGCTCCGGTCGCCCCCGCGGCCCCGGCTCCCGCTCCGGCCGCTCCGGCTCCGGTCACGCCGGCTCCGGCCGCTCCGGCCGCCGCCCAGGCGACCGACGAGGGTGCCTACGTCACCCCGCTGGTGCGCAAGCTCGCCGCCGAGAACGGCGTCGACCTGGCCACCGTCAAGGGCACCGGCGTCGGCGGCCGTATCCGCAAGCAGGACGTCATCGCCGCCGCCGAGGCCGCGAAGGCCGCTGCCGCTGCTCCGGCTCCGGCCGCTGCCGCCCCGGCCGCCGCTGCCAAGAAGGCGCCGTCCCTGGAGGCCTCCCCCCTCCGTGGCCAGACCGTCAAGATGCCCCGCATCCGCAAGGTCATCGGCGACAACATGGTCAAGGCGCTGCACGAGCAGGCGCAGCTGTCCTCGGTCGTCGAGGTCGACGTCACCCGCCTGATGAAGCTGCGCGCCCGCGCCAAGGACGCGTTCGCGGCCCGTGAGGGCGTCAAGCTCTCCCCGATGCCGTTCTTCGTGAAGGCCGCGGCCCAGGCGCTGAAGGCGCACGCGCCCATCAACGCCAAGATCAACGAGGGCGAAGGCACGATCACCTACTTCGACACCGAGAACGTCGGTATCGCGGTGGACTCCGAGAAGGGCCTGATGACCCCGGTCATCAAGCACGCCGGCGACCTCAACATCGCGGGCATCGCCAAGGCCACGGCGGAGCTGGCCGGCAAGGTCCGCGCCAACAAGATCACCCCGGACGAGCTGTCCGGCGCGACCTTCACCATCTCCAACACCGGTTCGCGCGGTGCGCTCTTCGACACGATCATCGTGCCGCCGGGCCAGGTCGCGATCCTCGGCATCGGCGCCACGGTCAAGCGCCCCGCCGTCATCGAGACGGAGGAGGGCACGGTCATCGGCGTCCGCGACATGACGTACCTGACCCTGTCCTACGACCACCGCCTGGTGGACGGCGCCGACGCGGCCCGTTACCTGACGGCGGTCAAGGCGATCCTGGAGGCGGGCGAGTTCGAGGTCGAGCTCGGCCTGTAA
- a CDS encoding GntR family transcriptional regulator: MTAPVIHSLREQIREHILEGIISGRWQPGERIVERRIATELEVSQTPVREALRELESLRLIESAPNKGVRVRSLTAADLEESYPVRAGLEAIAAELAADRLAEDCSALEPHVNALYEADRTSDGTAQVRHTVAFHREMVRAAGNSVLLHTWEGLGIEVFTALSIRWLGTVQQSYAEEHEELVAAFQRRDPRIAELVKAHVLGCAPRHESK, encoded by the coding sequence ATGACCGCCCCCGTCATCCACTCGCTGCGCGAACAGATCCGCGAGCACATCCTGGAGGGGATCATCAGCGGGCGCTGGCAGCCGGGCGAGCGGATCGTGGAGCGACGTATCGCCACCGAGCTGGAGGTCAGCCAGACACCGGTGCGTGAGGCACTGCGCGAGCTGGAGTCGCTGCGGCTGATCGAGTCGGCGCCGAACAAGGGCGTGCGGGTGCGGAGCCTGACGGCCGCCGACCTGGAGGAGAGCTACCCGGTCCGGGCCGGCCTGGAGGCCATCGCCGCGGAACTCGCGGCCGACCGCCTCGCAGAGGACTGCTCCGCCCTGGAGCCGCACGTCAACGCCCTGTACGAGGCCGACCGCACATCCGACGGCACGGCCCAGGTGCGGCACACGGTCGCCTTCCACCGCGAGATGGTGCGGGCGGCGGGCAACTCGGTGCTGCTGCACACCTGGGAGGGCCTCGGCATCGAGGTGTTCACGGCCCTGTCCATCCGGTGGCTGGGCACGGTGCAGCAGTCGTACGCGGAGGAGCACGAGGAGCTGGTGGCCGCGTTCCAGCGCCGGGATCCCCGGATCGCCGAACTCGTCAAGGCCCATGTGCTGGGCTGCGCGCCTCGGCACGAGAGCAAGTAG
- the aceE gene encoding pyruvate dehydrogenase (acetyl-transferring), homodimeric type — protein MTDPNAIQPSALDQLPDRDPEETAEWQASLDAVAKAAGPHRAAYLMRRTLERAEGTGIALPKLLETDYVNTIPTAAEPSVPGDEAMESRITAWNRWNAAAMVSRGSKHGVGGHIATFASAAWLYETGFNHFFKGKDSGEAAGSGDQLYIQGHASPGIYARAFLDGRLNEQHLDNFRQEAGGNGLPSYPHPRRLPWLWEFPTVSMGLGPLSAIYQARFNRYLTNRAIKDVSASHVWAFLGDGEMDEPESTAALALASREGLDNLTFVINCNLQRLDGPVRANFKIVQELEAQFRGAGWNVVKTLWGTAWDELFQLDTTGALVRRLREVPDAQVQTYQTRDAAYIRQDFFGKDPALVEMAKLLSDDKILECFHLSRGGHESRKVYAAYKAAVEFKGAPTVILAQTVKGFTLGEGFASKNANHQMKKLSVDEFKAMRDLLDLPIKDSDFVDGTVPYGHPGADSPEVRYLQERRAALGGPAPARRVHPVAPLPAPAEKAFASFDKGSGSQNVATTMAFVRLIKDLVRDKETGKRWVPIVPDEARTFGMESLFPSLGIYSPKGQTYEPVDRDQLMYYKEAKNGQILNEGITEAGSMADFIAASTAYSTHGEAMIPFYIFYSMFGWQRTADQMWQLGDQLGRGFLVGATAGRTTLTGEGLQHADGHSPVIAATNPAALTYDPAFAYEVATIVKDGLRRMYGEATPGEDPNVFYYLTVYNEPMPQPAKPSGLGIDEGIVKGLYRFNTAESAGLSSVANAPRIQLLGSGTAIHWVLQAQKLLAEEWGVAADVWSATSWTELRRDALDADAALLRGEERVPYVRQALHGAEGPVLAVSDYMRQVPDQIAQWVEQDYSSLGADGFGLSDTREAARRHFGVDAQSVVVAALAQLAKRGEVKATAVKEAREKYGL, from the coding sequence ATGACCGACCCCAACGCCATCCAGCCGAGCGCGCTCGACCAGCTCCCGGACCGTGACCCGGAGGAGACCGCCGAATGGCAGGCCTCACTGGACGCGGTCGCCAAGGCGGCCGGGCCGCACCGTGCGGCGTACCTGATGCGCCGCACGCTGGAGCGTGCCGAGGGCACCGGCATCGCGCTGCCCAAGCTGCTCGAGACCGACTACGTCAACACCATCCCCACCGCCGCCGAGCCGTCCGTGCCCGGTGACGAGGCGATGGAGTCCCGGATCACCGCGTGGAACCGCTGGAACGCGGCCGCGATGGTGAGCCGGGGCAGCAAACACGGCGTCGGCGGCCACATCGCCACCTTCGCCTCCGCGGCCTGGCTCTACGAGACCGGCTTCAACCACTTCTTCAAGGGCAAGGACTCTGGGGAAGCGGCCGGCTCCGGCGACCAGCTGTACATCCAGGGCCACGCCTCCCCCGGCATCTACGCCCGCGCCTTCCTCGACGGCCGGCTGAACGAGCAGCACCTCGACAACTTCCGCCAGGAAGCCGGCGGCAACGGACTCCCGTCGTATCCGCACCCCCGCCGCCTGCCCTGGCTGTGGGAGTTCCCGACGGTGTCCATGGGCCTCGGCCCGCTGTCGGCCATCTACCAGGCCCGCTTCAACCGCTACCTCACCAACCGCGCCATCAAGGACGTCTCCGCCTCGCACGTGTGGGCGTTCCTCGGCGACGGCGAGATGGACGAGCCGGAGTCCACGGCGGCACTCGCCCTGGCCTCCCGTGAGGGCCTGGACAACCTGACCTTCGTCATCAACTGCAACCTGCAGCGCCTCGACGGCCCGGTCCGCGCCAACTTCAAGATCGTGCAGGAGCTGGAGGCCCAGTTCCGCGGCGCCGGCTGGAACGTCGTCAAGACGCTGTGGGGCACGGCCTGGGACGAGCTGTTCCAGCTCGACACCACCGGCGCGCTCGTACGCCGGCTGCGCGAGGTACCCGACGCGCAGGTGCAGACGTACCAGACGCGCGACGCCGCCTACATCCGCCAGGACTTCTTCGGCAAGGACCCGGCGCTCGTCGAGATGGCGAAGCTGCTGAGCGACGACAAGATCCTGGAGTGCTTCCACCTCTCCCGCGGTGGTCACGAGTCCCGCAAGGTGTACGCCGCCTACAAGGCCGCCGTCGAGTTCAAGGGCGCGCCGACCGTGATCCTGGCCCAGACGGTCAAGGGCTTCACGCTCGGCGAGGGCTTCGCGTCGAAGAACGCCAACCACCAGATGAAGAAGCTGTCGGTGGACGAGTTCAAGGCGATGCGGGACCTGCTCGACCTGCCCATCAAGGACAGCGACTTCGTCGACGGGACCGTCCCCTACGGCCACCCCGGCGCCGACTCCCCCGAGGTCCGCTACCTCCAGGAGCGCCGCGCGGCCCTCGGCGGCCCGGCCCCGGCCCGCCGCGTGCACCCGGTGGCGCCGCTGCCGGCCCCGGCGGAGAAGGCGTTCGCCTCCTTCGACAAGGGCTCCGGCTCCCAGAACGTGGCCACCACCATGGCCTTCGTCCGCCTGATCAAGGACCTGGTCCGCGACAAGGAGACGGGCAAGCGCTGGGTGCCGATCGTGCCGGACGAGGCGCGCACCTTCGGTATGGAGAGCCTGTTCCCGTCGCTGGGCATCTACTCGCCCAAGGGGCAGACGTACGAGCCCGTCGACCGCGACCAGCTCATGTACTACAAGGAGGCCAAGAACGGCCAGATCCTCAACGAGGGGATCACCGAGGCCGGTTCGATGGCCGACTTCATCGCCGCGTCCACCGCGTACTCCACGCACGGCGAAGCGATGATCCCGTTCTACATCTTCTACTCGATGTTCGGCTGGCAGCGCACGGCCGACCAGATGTGGCAGCTCGGCGACCAGCTCGGCCGCGGCTTCCTGGTCGGCGCCACGGCCGGCCGCACGACGCTGACGGGCGAGGGCCTGCAGCACGCCGACGGTCACTCGCCGGTGATCGCGGCGACGAACCCCGCGGCGCTGACGTACGACCCGGCGTTCGCGTACGAGGTCGCCACGATCGTCAAGGACGGTCTGCGCCGGATGTACGGCGAGGCGACGCCGGGTGAGGACCCGAACGTCTTCTACTACCTGACCGTCTACAACGAGCCGATGCCGCAGCCGGCCAAGCCGTCCGGCCTCGGCATCGACGAGGGCATCGTCAAGGGCCTGTACCGCTTCAACACGGCCGAGTCGGCCGGGCTGTCCTCGGTGGCCAACGCCCCGCGGATCCAGCTGCTGGGCTCCGGCACCGCGATCCACTGGGTCCTTCAGGCGCAGAAGCTGCTCGCCGAGGAGTGGGGCGTGGCGGCCGACGTCTGGTCGGCGACGTCCTGGACCGAGCTGCGGCGGGACGCCCTGGACGCGGACGCGGCCCTGCTGCGCGGCGAGGAGCGGGTCCCGTACGTCCGGCAGGCGCTGCACGGCGCCGAGGGCCCGGTGCTGGCGGTCTCCGACTACATGCGCCAGGTCCCCGACCAGATCGCGCAGTGGGTCGAGCAGGACTACTCCTCGCTGGGTGCCGACGGCTTCGGCCTGTCGGACACCCGGGAGGCGGCCCGCCGCCACTTCGGCGTCGACGCCCAGTCGGTGGTCGTCGCGGCCCTGGCCCAGCTCGCGAAGCGGGGCGAGGTCAAGGCGACGGCGGTGAAGGAAGCGCGGGAGAAGTACGGCCTGTAA
- a CDS encoding helix-turn-helix transcriptional regulator: MRAARLIKMVLLLQSRPSMTAAELARELEVSERTVTRDAQALSEAGVPVYADRGRAGGYRLIGGYRTRLTGLARSEAEALFLSGVPGALREMGLEDAASAARLKVSAALMPSLRDASRTAAQRFHLDAPNWFKEPKTPELLPAVADAVWDDRRIVARYRRGEAEVERELEPYGLVLKAGVWYVCARVAGHGSYRVYRIDRFTAVDAGAERTERIERFERDEEFDLPGFWDARAEQFARSILRAEVVLRVSPDGVRGLPYAVDPQSAREALEAAGAPDGDGWVTLALPVESEEVAHSQLASLGPEVEVLEPQALRERFASDAIRLAALYG; this comes from the coding sequence ATGCGTGCTGCCCGGCTCATCAAGATGGTGCTGCTCCTCCAGTCCCGGCCCTCCATGACGGCCGCCGAGCTCGCGCGCGAGCTGGAGGTGTCCGAGCGGACGGTCACGCGGGATGCGCAGGCGTTGTCGGAGGCGGGCGTTCCGGTGTACGCCGACCGGGGGCGGGCCGGGGGGTACCGGCTCATCGGGGGGTACCGAACCCGGCTGACGGGGCTCGCGCGGAGTGAGGCCGAGGCGTTGTTCCTGTCCGGGGTGCCGGGGGCGCTGCGGGAGATGGGACTGGAGGACGCCGCCTCCGCCGCCCGGCTGAAGGTGTCGGCGGCCCTGATGCCCTCCCTGCGCGACGCTTCCCGTACGGCCGCTCAGCGGTTCCATCTCGATGCCCCGAACTGGTTCAAGGAACCGAAGACACCCGAGCTGCTGCCGGCCGTCGCGGACGCGGTGTGGGACGACCGTCGGATCGTCGCTCGCTACCGGCGCGGGGAGGCCGAGGTCGAGCGGGAGTTGGAGCCGTACGGGCTCGTGCTGAAGGCAGGCGTCTGGTACGTGTGCGCCCGGGTCGCGGGGCACGGGTCGTACCGGGTGTACCGCATCGACCGGTTCACCGCCGTGGACGCCGGCGCCGAGCGGACGGAGCGGATCGAGCGGTTCGAGCGGGACGAGGAGTTCGATCTGCCGGGCTTCTGGGACGCGCGGGCGGAGCAGTTCGCGCGGTCCATTCTGCGGGCCGAGGTCGTGCTGCGGGTGTCCCCGGACGGGGTGCGCGGACTGCCGTACGCCGTTGATCCGCAGTCCGCGCGGGAGGCGCTGGAGGCGGCGGGCGCCCCGGACGGGGACGGGTGGGTGACGCTGGCCCTCCCGGTGGAGTCCGAGGAGGTCGCCCACAGCCAGCTCGCGTCGCTCGGCCCGGAGGTGGAGGTGCTCGAGCCGCAGGCACTGCGGGAGCGGTTCGCGAGCGACGCGATACGGCTGGCCGCGCTGTACGGCTGA
- a CDS encoding DUF4240 domain-containing protein: MDETEFWELIDGTREAAEGDPEEQADLLVDRLLQLDPDMVLDFARHFEARYNRAYSWNLWGAAWVLLDGASDDAFDFFRCWLIGQGREVYEGGVHEPDSLADLLGDFDEEFDGDGEELGYAADEAYEQLTGTVAPDLGIAPAPSEPEGAPVDFENERALAERYPKLWERFKD; this comes from the coding sequence ATGGACGAGACGGAGTTCTGGGAGCTGATCGACGGTACCCGCGAGGCCGCCGAGGGCGACCCCGAGGAACAGGCCGACCTGCTCGTGGACAGGCTCCTGCAGCTGGACCCGGACATGGTCCTGGACTTCGCCCGTCACTTCGAGGCCCGCTACAACCGCGCGTACAGCTGGAACCTGTGGGGCGCCGCCTGGGTCCTGCTGGACGGGGCCAGCGACGACGCCTTCGACTTCTTCCGGTGCTGGCTGATCGGCCAGGGCCGCGAGGTGTACGAGGGCGGTGTGCACGAGCCCGACTCACTCGCCGACCTGCTGGGCGACTTCGACGAGGAGTTCGACGGCGACGGCGAGGAACTCGGCTACGCCGCGGACGAGGCCTACGAACAGCTCACCGGCACCGTCGCCCCCGACCTCGGCATCGCCCCCGCGCCCTCGGAACCAGAGGGCGCACCGGTCGACTTCGAGAACGAACGGGCGCTGGCGGAGCGGTATCCCAAGCTGTGGGAACGGTTCAAGGACTGA
- a CDS encoding lipid II:glycine glycyltransferase FemX — MTSLFVREIPRAEHLAHLRRYPDASHLQIPEWGDVKPDWLPESVGWFEDGELVATALVLYRPLPGTRRYLAYLPDGPGIDWRTPRLERWLDPLVAHLKRIGAFSVRIGPPLVVRHWDAATVAAGIADPDVHHLHELPAAGIDGYALDAAERLRRLGWRRCEEDDGNGFGLGQPRYGCEIPLAGRSVDDLRGALAPHWEQSLRTAESAGVRVSWGSAADLPDFHRLYTATAAHDGFKARPLDYFRRMWKALNAEDGDRLRIYLAEYDDEVLSAALMINVGSRAWHSYAASGRRGRQLRPSSALLWRMLCDARAAGAETYDLRSITPALTDDRLLGRLHFKTGTGGRAVEYLGEWELPVGSQGRVLQRALGVYLGRR, encoded by the coding sequence ATGACCAGCCTGTTCGTGCGGGAGATACCGCGCGCGGAGCACCTCGCCCATCTGCGGCGGTATCCCGACGCGAGCCACCTGCAGATACCCGAGTGGGGCGATGTGAAGCCCGACTGGCTGCCGGAGAGCGTCGGCTGGTTCGAGGACGGGGAGCTGGTCGCGACGGCCCTGGTCCTGTACCGGCCGCTGCCCGGGACCCGGCGCTATCTCGCCTACCTCCCCGACGGTCCCGGGATCGACTGGCGTACGCCGCGCCTGGAGCGGTGGCTGGACCCGCTCGTCGCCCATCTGAAGCGGATCGGGGCATTCTCGGTCCGGATCGGCCCGCCCCTGGTCGTACGTCACTGGGACGCGGCCACGGTGGCGGCGGGCATCGCCGACCCCGACGTACATCATCTGCACGAGCTGCCCGCGGCCGGCATCGACGGATACGCGCTTGACGCCGCGGAGCGGCTGCGGCGGCTCGGGTGGCGGCGGTGCGAGGAGGACGACGGCAACGGTTTCGGCCTCGGCCAGCCGCGCTACGGCTGTGAGATCCCGTTGGCGGGACGCTCGGTGGACGATCTGCGCGGCGCCCTGGCCCCGCACTGGGAACAGTCCCTGCGCACGGCCGAGTCGGCAGGCGTTCGGGTCTCCTGGGGCTCGGCGGCGGACCTGCCCGACTTCCACCGCCTGTACACCGCGACCGCCGCCCACGACGGCTTCAAGGCCCGCCCGTTGGACTACTTCCGGCGCATGTGGAAGGCCCTGAACGCCGAGGACGGCGACCGGCTGCGCATCTACCTCGCCGAGTACGACGACGAGGTGCTCTCCGCGGCCCTGATGATCAACGTAGGCTCCCGCGCCTGGCACTCGTATGCCGCGTCCGGCCGCCGCGGACGCCAACTGCGGCCCAGCAGCGCGCTGTTGTGGCGCATGCTGTGTGACGCGCGAGCGGCGGGCGCCGAGACGTACGACCTGCGCTCCATCACCCCCGCCCTCACCGACGACCGCCTGCTCGGCCGCCTCCACTTCAAGACGGGCACCGGCGGCCGGGCCGTGGAGTACCTCGGGGAGTGGGAACTTCCGGTGGGCAGCCAGGGCAGGGTGCTGCAGCGGGCGTTGGGGGTCTATCTCGGGCGGCGGTGA
- a CDS encoding peptidoglycan recognition protein encodes MLLGCLPGLAAVLALALCAGGVERSVAASGRQVVARPAAAHKAVRPHIVPRSVWLDDDTRHAQPPPRYDDRVIAVFVHHTDSPNGYDCADAPRIIRYLYAGQTGSRDWDDIGYNFLVDRCGTIYEGRAGGIDRPVTGAHTQGFNHRTTGIAALGTFTAGVPVPKEMTDAIAALAAWKLGLSGTDPRARVRLTSSNSHSRYAAGASTTFPALAGHKDGYMTSCPGAALSALLPGIRETAARLQGRH; translated from the coding sequence GTGCTCCTCGGCTGTCTCCCCGGCCTTGCCGCCGTCCTCGCGCTGGCGCTGTGTGCGGGCGGGGTCGAGCGGAGCGTCGCGGCGTCCGGGCGCCAGGTCGTCGCGCGGCCCGCCGCCGCGCACAAGGCGGTCCGGCCGCACATCGTGCCGAGATCGGTCTGGCTGGACGACGACACCCGGCACGCCCAGCCACCCCCGCGCTACGACGACAGGGTCATCGCCGTCTTCGTCCACCACACCGACTCGCCCAACGGCTACGACTGCGCCGACGCGCCCCGCATCATCCGCTACCTCTACGCGGGCCAGACGGGCTCCCGCGACTGGGACGACATCGGCTACAACTTCCTCGTCGACCGCTGCGGCACCATCTACGAGGGTCGCGCGGGCGGCATCGACCGCCCCGTCACCGGCGCCCACACCCAGGGCTTCAACCACCGCACCACCGGCATCGCCGCCCTCGGCACCTTCACGGCCGGCGTCCCCGTGCCGAAGGAGATGACCGACGCGATCGCCGCGCTGGCCGCCTGGAAACTGGGGCTGTCCGGCACCGACCCGCGCGCGAGGGTCCGCCTGACCTCCAGCAACAGCCACAGCCGCTACGCCGCCGGCGCCAGCACCACGTTCCCGGCCCTGGCCGGCCACAAGGACGGTTACATGACCAGTTGCCCGGGCGCGGCGCTCAGCGCCCTCCTCCCGGGGATCAGGGAGACGGCGGCCCGCCTGCAGGGCAGACACTGA
- a CDS encoding MarP family serine protease, whose amino-acid sequence MDLLDILLLLVILAYAAAGYRRGLVAGCVSLAGFVGGAVIGVWILPWMMSLVTPGTTQATVTAVLTVLVPAVVVHELAGRLALRLRRELDRGPLRVADGVGGAVANAVAVLIVAWVAASVLAASSSPLLTSAIRDSRLLGTVQNAMPDTTPAWFSRATSALTEAGFPQVFNPFENESTAEVARPTGDSVTPAATNAAKLSTVKIEGVSGTQGREGSGFVYAPQHVMTNAHVVAGIDEPGVRVGGVGRSYESRVVLFDPERDVAVLYVPELRAPVLRFDDDATRGDSAVVAGYPEDGDLNLQAATVANRVQATGQNIYNDETVTREIYSIRSTVRPGNSGGPLLTTGGKVFGVVFARSTSDDETGYVLTAAEVASDAKRAANATAPVDTGDLVTS is encoded by the coding sequence GTGGACCTGCTCGACATCCTGCTGTTGCTGGTGATCCTGGCCTACGCGGCGGCCGGCTACCGGCGTGGGCTGGTCGCCGGCTGCGTGTCGCTGGCCGGCTTCGTGGGCGGTGCGGTGATCGGCGTATGGATCCTGCCGTGGATGATGAGCCTGGTCACACCGGGTACGACGCAGGCGACCGTGACCGCCGTGCTCACGGTGCTGGTCCCGGCCGTGGTCGTGCACGAGCTGGCGGGCCGGCTGGCGCTGCGGCTGCGCCGCGAGCTGGACCGGGGGCCGCTGAGAGTGGCCGACGGAGTCGGCGGGGCCGTGGCCAACGCGGTGGCCGTGCTGATCGTGGCGTGGGTCGCGGCAAGCGTTCTCGCCGCGTCCTCCTCCCCGCTGCTCACCTCGGCGATCCGGGACTCCCGGCTGCTCGGGACCGTGCAGAACGCCATGCCGGACACGACACCCGCCTGGTTCTCACGGGCCACCTCCGCACTCACCGAGGCAGGCTTCCCCCAGGTCTTCAACCCGTTCGAGAACGAGTCGACCGCCGAGGTCGCCAGGCCCACCGGCGACAGCGTGACACCTGCCGCGACCAACGCCGCCAAGCTCAGCACCGTCAAGATCGAGGGCGTCTCGGGCACCCAGGGCCGCGAGGGCAGCGGCTTCGTCTACGCCCCGCAGCACGTGATGACCAACGCCCATGTGGTGGCCGGCATCGACGAACCGGGCGTCCGCGTCGGCGGGGTCGGGCGGTCGTACGAGTCACGGGTGGTGCTCTTCGACCCGGAGCGGGACGTCGCCGTGCTGTACGTCCCCGAGTTGCGCGCCCCCGTCCTGCGCTTCGACGACGACGCCACACGCGGCGACTCGGCGGTCGTGGCGGGCTATCCGGAGGACGGCGACCTGAATCTCCAGGCGGCCACGGTCGCGAACCGGGTTCAGGCGACCGGCCAGAACATCTACAACGACGAGACCGTCACCCGCGAGATCTACTCGATCCGTTCCACCGTCCGCCCCGGCAACTCCGGCGGTCCGCTGCTGACCACCGGCGGCAAGGTGTTCGGCGTCGTCTTCGCCCGCTCCACCTCCGACGACGAGACCGGCTACGTCCTGACGGCGGCCGAGGTCGCCTCCGACGCGAAGCGCGCCGCGAACGCCACGGCACCGGTGGACACGGGGGACCTCGTCACGTCGTAG
- a CDS encoding N-acetyltransferase family protein — protein sequence MPEPHQSPFIRAALPDDEEELSLLDRATWSYLHEVMPKQQPPYRPFFDERHAAGDCLVAELGRRIVGYIRLGFPTPLAANAHVRQIQGLAVAGEARGRGVGRALVRAGVEEARRRGARRLTLRVLGHNTPARKLYEAEGFVVEGVLPEEFFLGGEYVDDVMMGRGL from the coding sequence ATGCCCGAGCCGCACCAGTCGCCGTTCATACGCGCCGCCCTGCCCGACGACGAGGAGGAGCTGTCCCTCCTCGACCGCGCCACGTGGTCGTACCTGCACGAGGTCATGCCGAAACAACAGCCGCCGTACCGGCCGTTCTTCGACGAGCGGCACGCCGCCGGCGACTGCCTGGTCGCCGAGCTCGGCCGCCGCATCGTGGGCTACATCCGCCTGGGCTTCCCGACCCCGCTCGCCGCCAACGCGCACGTGCGGCAGATCCAGGGCCTCGCGGTCGCCGGTGAAGCCCGTGGCCGTGGTGTCGGCCGGGCGCTGGTCCGGGCGGGCGTCGAGGAGGCCCGCCGCAGGGGAGCCCGCCGCCTCACGCTGCGCGTCCTCGGCCACAACACACCGGCCCGCAAGCTGTACGAGGCCGAGGGGTTCGTGGTGGAGGGGGTGCTGCCCGAGGAGTTCTTCCTGGGCGGGGAGTACGTGGACGACGTGATGATGGGGCGGGGTCTGTGA